GAGGCAAGTAGGGGCCCCGTTTCAAACGTCAGCCCGGACTTTCGGCCAATGATTCAAATAACGACATCACAATCGACGGCGTTAATCGCACGAATGATCATGGCTCTCAATGAATCTAACcctggggtgggcaaactattgtaAAGAGGGCCGCCTGCACTGCAGTGGGCCCTCGGGCGCATTTGGTCTCAGCTCAACCCTCGTTGCCTCAAATGTGTCGCTTTTGAAAATAACCACTAACATTTTGTATGATTTCTACTCACTAAAAGTTGTAAGCGTTAAAAGTGTTAGTGTCGTCGGTACCCGCAGCTGACTTGACCGGACGGCTCCCTCCAGGCCCGGTGGTCCTGAGCACGCCGGCCCAGCTGGTGGCGCCGGCGGTGGTGGCCCGCGGCACGCTCTCCGTCACCACCACCGAGATCTACTTTGAGGTGGACGAGGAAGACCCCGCCTTCAAGAAGACGGACGCCAAGGCGAGGAGGCGGAGAGGAGACGCCGTCCGGGACCCGCTTCCCGGACCCGCCCTCACTTTGCCCTTTTGTCGCCCGCCTTCAGGTGTTGGCCTACTCGGAGGGTCTCCACGGCAAGTGGATGTTCAGCGAGATCCGAGCCGTCTTCTCCAGACGCTACCTGCTGCACAACACGGGTCTGGAGGTCTTCATGGCCAACAGGAGTGAGTTGTTCTTCTTGACCACAGGACCTCTTCTTTTGGTCCTTTTGTCACCCGTGGTTAACGGCCGTCCCTCATTTCCTCAGCGTCGGTGATGTTCAACTTCCCCGACCAGGCCACGGTCAAGCGGGTGGTCTACAGCCTTCCTCGGGTGGGCGTGGGAACCAGCTACGGCCTCCCTCAGGCCAGGTGGGCGATCGGCCGGGCGAGCCGGCCAACCTGGCCGCACCCGGCCGCTGACCTTTCCGGGTTTGGCAGGCGGATCTCGTTGGCCACGCCCCGGCAGCTCTTCAAGTCGTCCAACATGACGCAGCGTTGGCAACGCAGAGAGATCTCCAACTTTGAGTACCTCATGTTCCTCAACACCATCGCAGGTTGGCCCCTCCCCCGGAAAACGGGGAGGACGGACGATCCCGGCGTCCTTGGCAAACGTGGCGCCCGGCTAACCGGCGCCACTCCCATTGGCGTCCGCAGGGAGGACGTACAACGACCTGAACCAGTACCCCGTCTTTCCCTGGGTGCTGACCAACTACGAATCGGAGGAGCTGGACCTGACCCTGCCCGGCAACTTCCGAGACCTTTCCAAGGTTTGAGCGCCGTTGGGTGGCGGGGCCCGGACTCCGGCTCGTTGGCAAAAACAAGCCTCCTAAATTCCCGGTCTCCACCTTTTTGCCCCTCTGTTAGCCCCTGGGCGCCTTGAACCCAAAGCGTGCCGCCTTCTACGCCGAGCGCTACGAGACGTGGGACGACGACAGCTGTCCCCCCGACCACTACGCCACCCTCTACTCCACGGCGCGCTCCACCCTCCTGTGGATGCTGAGAATAGTGAGTGGCGGCGAGAAGAGAAGGGGCGCGGAAAGTTCCGGTCCcaccgtgtttgtgtgtgtgtgcgtgccttCCCACGCCTCCCCAGGAGCCGTTCACCACCTTCTTCCTCAACGGCAACGACGGCAAGTTCGACCACGCCGACCGGACCTTCTCGGGCATCGGCCGCTCGTGGAGGAACTGCCAACGGGACACGGCGGACGTGACGGTGAGGCCGCCCCTCCCGGCCCGGCCCGGGCCCGGGCCCCAGTCTGATGGCGCGCCCTCCCCTCAGGAACTGATCCCGGAGTTCTACTACCTGCCCGAGATGTTCGTCAACGGCAACGAGTACGAGCTGGGCGTGCGTGACGACGGCGCGCCCGTCTGCGACGTGGAGCTGCCCGTCTGGGCCAAGAAGCCGGAAGACTTTGTGCGCATCAACCGCATGGTGAGGCGGCCGAGTGGAGTGGCCCGTGCGCCCCATGACAAGTTAGCGGCCGGGCTAACGGctcctcgctctctctctgggtTTATTTCAAAACGCGTCCGTCGGTGGACCGGCGTCGGGCGGCTCTCTTTTGACCAAAACGCCGCTCGGTCCTTCTCAGGCGCTGGAGAGCGAGTTTGTGTCGTGCCAGCTGCATCAGTGGATCGACCTGATCTTCGGCTACAAGCAGAGGGGCCCCGAGGCGGTGCGGGCGCTCAACGTCTTCAGTTTCCTGTCCTACGAGGGCGCGGTCAACTTGGACAACCTGGACGGGGCGCAGCGAGAGGTGGGTGgatcggcggcggcgggcggcgggCGGCGAGCGCCGTCCGGCGGCGCCCACTTACGCCTATCCGGCTGTCGGCGCAGGGGATGGAGACGCAGATCCAAGCGTGCGGGCAGATTCCGTCGCAGCTGCTCATCGAGCCGCACCCGCCTCGATCGTCCGCCATGCACCTGGTGAGAACATTTCCAGGATGGGAGAAaggaaaaccaaaaaacaaGTAACGTGATGAAGGCTCCCGGCGCTAGCCGTGGGCGTCTTCTTTTGGCAAGGCGGGCAATGAATGGCATTGTCGCCGCGTAGCCTCTGCGCTTCCCGCacgtgcacccacccacccgaGCCCTCCTCGGTCCTTGGTGTGGTGACCCCTGCCCGTCTCCCGCTAATCTGGCCTCCTGCCCCCTCCCCTGTCTGCCAACCTTCCTCCCCCCTCTTCCCGTCTCCCCCCTCCAattccccccctccccccccctctctgtctctgtgtctctctcacCAGTGTTTCCTTCCTCAGAGTCCTCTGATGTTTAAGGATCAGATGCAGCAGGACGTGATCATGGTGCTCAAGTTCCCGTCCAACTCGCCCGTGACGCACGTGGCCGCCAACACGCTGCCTCACCTCAGCATCCCCGCCGCCGTCACGGTCACGTGCAGCCGCCTCTTTGCCGTCAACCGCTGGCACAACACCGTGGGTCAGTCTGGCGTTGGGAGCGCCAAGCTGCTTCGTTCGGCCGTATCTCCGGTGACGTTCTAGACGTGacgtgtttttgtctttttttttccttcgatGAACGCAGGCCTACGAGGCGCGCCGGGATACTCCCTGGAGCAGGCTCACCACCTCCCCATCGAGATGGACCCTCTGATCGGTCAGTACGCGTCGGGGGCCAGCGAGGTGACGTGGCCGGTAGCCGTTGCGCTGGAGGCACCTTTCCCTCTTCCCTCTTCCCTCTTCCCTTTCCGGTTTCCAGCCAACAACTCGGGCACCAACAAGCGGCAGATCACCGACCTGGTGGACCAGAGCATCCAGATCAACACGCACTGCTTCGTGGTGACGGCCGACAATCGCTACATCCTGGCGTGCGGCTTCTGGGACAAGAGCTTCCGGGTCTACTCCACGGAGAGCGGTACGGCGCGTCGGAGGCGGGTCGGAGGCGGGTCGGCGTTCCACGCTCAAGGCTCCGCCGTGCCTCCCGTGCGTACCCCCCACAGGGAAGCTGACCCAGATCGTGTTCGGCCACTGGGACGTGGTGACGTGCCTGGCCCGCTCCGAGTCCTACATCGGCGGGGACTGCTACATCGTGTCGGGCTCCAGAGACGCCACTCTTCTTCTGTGGTACTGGAGCGGGCGCCACCACATTATTGGGGACAACCCCAACAACAGTGAGCTGGcactgccgccgccgccaccgccgtcgcCGCCTCCGCGGCATCGGTTTACTTTTTGTCCCGCAGGCGACTATCCTGCCCCTCGGGCCGTCCTGACGGGACACGACCACGAAGTGGTGTGCGTGTCGGTCTGCGCCGAGCTGGGATTGGTCATCAGCGGAGCCAAAGGCAAGCGCCGATCGTCGTCTCGCGAGTGGAACACCGTCCGtttcagacgtccaatcctcccgatgggattggacgtctgaaaCGTGAGCGTTCACGTGAATTGGAGGTGTCTGCTAGGGAGTGCTCAAtgagtttaaattaaaaaaaaactagtgtTGTTGGGGGGCCACTTGGTCCTTTTTGGAGCAAAAGTAAGCGCTCTTTTCTCTTTCCCCATTACAAGCACCTTCCTAGCTTTACAAAGAAAgcctgtctttctttttttagaggGTCCGTGCTTGGTGCACACCATCACGGGGGACCTCCTGAGGGCCCTGGAGGGCCCCGAGCCGTGCCGGGCCCCCCGCCTGATCTCGGTGTCCAGCGAGGGCCACTGCATCATCTACTACGAGCGGGGACGCTTCTGCAACTTCAGCATCAACGGCAAGCTGCTGGCTCAGATGGAAGTCAACGACTCCACGCGGGTGAGGCggtgggtggtggtggtggtggtgggtggGGGGCCTGGCCCCGGGCAGTGGGCGGGGTCCCGGCCCCCTCCGACGACGGCACGTCATTTGTCCCTTTACGAGCGACGGACGTGTCGGCCTTCTCCGCCCACCCAGGCCGTCCTTTTGAGCAGCGACGGGCAGAACCTGGTGACGGGCGGCGACAACGGCGTGGTGGAGGTGTGGCAGGCGTGCGACTTCAAGCAGCTCTACATCTACCCGGGATGCGACGCCGGCATCCGCGCCATGGACCTGTCGCACGACCAGAGGTGGGACAAAAGCCGACCGGGACCGAAAAGACGTTTCGCGCGGCTCTGGTCTAAACCAAAgatcttcttctccttcttctgaAACCAGGACGCTCATCACGGGCATGGCGTCGGGCAGCATCGTGGCGTTCAACATCGACTTCAACCGCTGGCACTACGAGCATCAGAACCGCTACTGAAtacggattaaaaaaaaacgtccagTGGCTCTCCAGGTAcaccggtcggtcggtcggtggaGGCTCCATTTTTGCTTTGACGGACTCCTTTGACTGCGTGTACTTGAATTTACGCCCGCCGACacaacacgcacgcacgcgtgcACACCCACACCCGcacgcccacacacacacacacacacgcacacgcacacgcacccCCGAGCCCAAAGACGATACACCCAAGAGAGTGCGGATGGGTCAAATGGTGCTCCGAGGGCAGAGCTTTGAGTCGATTATTCTGCGGGCTCCTTTGGATTCCTTTAACGTGGGGATTTCTATTCTTTTACTCGGGTGTAAATAGGACTCGGCCTCTTGGTTTTGTGTTGACCGCCTTTTCATTTATTGCTCTATGTAACATAGCGTGGAATAAGAATAACGTGACGACGagcccggggggggggggggaagactccttcctgctccttcaagaaggcAGCTGGCGAGCGCACGTTGGCCATTTTCCTTTTGCATTTCTTTTCTATATTTAGTGATCGTCGTGTCAAATATGTACATAAAAGGCTTTTTCCGGCCCCACAAAAGGCAGGCcggccgctcgctcgctcgctcatgTCATTTcgatagactttttttttttattggcactTTGCACCGATCACACGACATCGTTTGTTAATGCGAaacgggggggcggggcttttcattgtttgaattattattattattataataagcCATCTGGCCAGGCTCTTTTGGTTCCTTTTGGGAGGGGTTCTTTGTGCATCGATGTTTGTATTTAAACGCTCACGTGTTAAAATTTTACAGCAATATGACGACGAGCGACTGGCGGGCGCACGCGCACGAAACTCcagccacgcacacacacacacacacacacgcgcgcgcgcgcacacacaacaTACACATCCAATAAAACgacaaaagtagaaaaaaaaggtgaaatatTTTTGGATCTATGAAACCTTAAAAACTATTGTATTCATGTTTTATTGCAAAGATGTAAAATATGATGTGtgagtcggggggggggggtgaatcatgagaagaaaaataaattatgcAAAGAATTTGACGACTGGCCTTGTTGATTGCTGCCTTTTAATTGGATGATTTAGTCCAGCGGATATTGTCACACATTTTTAAGCCGCGacgttgtgctttttttttgaaaCTTTGGGctttaaaaagttcattttgggaggggggggaaagTCCCCATGACTTGAATGAGGCCTAACGAAGCTTTCCGCCATTTCTCAGaagccccgccccgccccgtcTCGTGGCGCCTCTTTTTCCGCAGCTGCGCGCGAACCGGCGTCGGGCGCCCCGCCAAGAGAAGGCGGAGCTCCGCGCCGGGACGACGCGGCGCGGACCTCGGCCTCGGAGCGGCAGGGCGACCAGGACGAGATGGTGTTCTTCAACCTGCGGAGGGCCAGGAAGATCAGGCCCAGCAGGAGCAGCAGCAGGCCCAGCAAGAGCCAGGCGTACACGCCCCACGTCGCCGCCCCCGAGATTACGTTCCGTGGGACGGGCCCGGACATCCTCGGCTGCGATGCCACGCGAGTGCgtgaacagacagagagagagagagggaaacgTTGAGGAAAAGTCCGCACATCCCTGCCCGCAGGTCAGTACCCCACCTAAGCGATCCCGCCTCTAGGAGCCAGTCATTTTGCATTAGGTGGACTCTCAGTCGGCTGGCCAATCGTCCTACTGCTTTTTCTGACTGTGTCGCC
The nucleotide sequence above comes from Stigmatopora argus isolate UIUO_Sarg chromosome 22, RoL_Sarg_1.0, whole genome shotgun sequence. Encoded proteins:
- the sertm1 gene encoding serine-rich and transmembrane domain-containing protein 1, with the protein product MSGPVPRNVISGAATWGVYAWLLLGLLLLLLGLIFLALRRLKNTISSWSPCRSEAEVRAASSRRGAPPSLGGAPDAGSRAAAEKEAPRDGAGRGF